GTTTACACAAGTAGTAGTGGAATTGGTAGGTCATGTTAGGTCTCTTCTGAACCCTGTGAGGAACTTCCGCCATGTTTTCCATGACAGTAAGTTAGGAGCCATACTAGCAATGCGGAGGGGTCGCTTTTCCTTCAgctcacatccttgccagcatcttttaggccttatttttataatagccaTTCTAAATGGAATGAGGTGATATTTCATTTGTGGGTTATATTTCTATGTCCTTAATgataaatgaacatttttttcctgtagctGCTGGCCATTTGTATGTCTAGAGAAATTTCTATGCATATTgcctatttaaattttttattatcattactttccctggtgtgtgtgtgtgtgtgtgtgtgtgtgtgtgtgtgtttggttaaAATGTGCTTActcagcttcctgctttgctGCCTTGCCTGATGCCTGTAGACTACTACCATACCTGCTGCTGTGCATGGTGCCTGCTGCTGTGCATGGTGCCTGCTGCTGTGTATGGTGCCTGCTGCTATGCATGGTGCCTGCTGCTGTGCATGGTGCCTGCTGCTGTACCCgctgcctgctgctgtgcctgctgCCTACTGCTATGCATGgtgtctgctgcctgctgcctgctgctgtgcatggtacctgcttcctgctgctgtgcATGGTGTCTGCTGCTGTGCATGGTGCTATGATTGCTGCCTACCACCATGCCTCCTACTGTGATGGAATCTTAAACTCTTGCAAAgttatttttggttattttattttttcatagcaacagaaccaCTGTTCTCAAGCATTTACTATATGTTTTCATGTATTGTTTCCTAATTTTCGAGCTTATaattaagtatttctttttttttttttttttttttttttttttttcttttctaactttctttctttctttctttctttctttttttctttctttctttctttctatgtcaAATCTGACANNNNNNNNNNNNNNNNNNNNNNNNNNNNNNNNNNNNNNNNNNNNNNNNNNNNNNNNNNNNNNNNNNNNNNNNNNtagtcctagctgtcctggaactcactctgtagaccaggctggcttcgaactcagaaatctgcctgcctctgcctcccaagttctgggattaaaggcatgcaccaccacgcccgacataattaagtatttaataatatattgtgccagcctggtctacaaagtgagttccaggatagccagagctatacagagaaaccctgtctcgaaaaaaaaaaaaaatatattgtgagTCGATTTTGATAAGTGTGTAGTATAGTATTTTGCATGTGATTATCTACATCTCCAAATACCATTTAATGAAGAAATTACTCTTTCATTTTATATGGCCGCAATTCTTTCATGTGATACTAAAAGCACAAGAAAAGTAAAAGGGTAAAACTGACAAGTGTAAAAGACTTGTGATGCTTCAAAGGAGAGGGCGATAGTGTTAAAGGGAAGGTGCGTGCACATGAAGGTGTTGAGAAAAGTTTAACATTCAGACTGTCTTCAGGATTCCACaactgaaaacaaaccaaataactaaAAAAGGGCTCTTTGTAGAAATTCTCATTTTCTAaagtgacaaacaaacaaaacatcaccaGTCCCtaaaaaatgctaataaaaattccaaaagaTACCACAGTCACTATGATATCTGCAGGGGTCTCTGTGACCACCATGGCCAGCAGCGTAGTAATCCACAGAAGGCGAGAAGGTGGTTCAGCCCAGCATAACTGAGTAGCTGATTTTGGTTCAGACTTCAGGAGTCTGACCCTGAATCAGTAGTATATTTTAGGCACATTTAAACAAGGAAAATTTAGTGAAAAATAATCCCATGTGTACAATAAAGCTTAAAATGGAACTATATCAAAAACTCTTTGTAAAGCAcatgtgacatcttccataaagaAGGTTCTATAGATTGACTACATGTGACACTTTCCATAAAGATAGGTGTTATAGATTGACAAATTCATGATACGAGTCTGGACACAAGATCACCAGGTTGTTAACCATGTTTGCTCCCAGCATTCTGGGCAGATAACATTCCTGGTTCCCCTAATCTATGATCTCAAGAACCTCCATGTGTCCCACAGATATCCACCATTAACTAGAAAAATAAGTATTCACAAGGATTTGGAGATGTTAGGAAGCTATGCACTTTAACAGGTATGGTGTGTAAGGGTAGAGTGGTGAGCGGATACTGTTGTGGGTGTACTGAACCTTGCTCAGGAGGAAGAATGGATAACCTGTAAGCACAGAGCTAGCTGTACACTGGGTAACGGCCGCCTTTTATTCTACGTTGTCACAACAGGGAGAATCCTGCATGAGGAGCACATCGAACTCTTGATGGAAGAGTTCGAATTCCTGAGAAGAGAAGTGGCAGGGAAGGAGCTGCTGAAAGGATCGCTTCACTTCACAGGTCAGTGCGAGGCAGGGCTGCTGGCCACCAGGGTAGGGGTTGGCGGGGAGACACCAGGACTACATTGTGCAAATTAGAGCTGCTACCTGGGCAGTCTCAGCGGGCCTCTGCTGAGGGGAGCTGGATTCTTGACCTCACACACAATGCCTCTGTAGTATCATTTCAGGTTGTCAAAATGGGAGAAGTCAGTAAGTTCTTGAAGGGAAAAAACCAGAAGTCGTTGAAGAGAGTCACGGGCAGAGTAGGAAATGCACATAGACTGAAGTGCCTCAGTATAACTATACACGTAGTTTATGCCACAGAGAGACTAGATTAAAGGGGTGGAGCGATGGCTCGGGGGTTAAAAGCACGACTCCCTGgctcaggtttgattctcagcatccacataggGGATTACAACTGCATAGAACTCCAGTCCCAGGTAACCTGACACTGTCtttatgtggtgcacagacatacctgcaggcaaaacacacatatacataaaataaaaatgaagggaacatttttaaaaagaggttagATTTGAGGCATAgttcactgtctttttttttttttttttttttttttttttttcgagacagtgtttctctgtatagccctggctgtcctggaactcactttgtagaccaggctggcctcgaactcagaaatctgcctgcctctgctgggattaaaggtgtgcaccaccatgcccggtgtcactgtctatttttaataagtattttttaattatatttagagaatttcatacaagaacaataaaacatctataacttttttttttttttgagacagggtttctctgtatagccttggccttggaactcacgttgtagcccagactggcctcgaagtgatcctccttcctctgcctccttcagcaaatcctaccagcgtgcgccaccactaccggCTGTAACTTTTCTAGTTAGGACAAAATACGTGACACAGCAGCTTCAGGAAGTGTCCGTTTTGCACTGTTGAAGGGGATAATACAGTCCACCGCCTACAGAGAGGACTCTGTGGCGGAGGTTGTTGACATTGTCTCCGCAGTCAAGAAGCTGAGGGCTACTACTTAGCTCACGtttctcttttccacttttttttaaaaactttttttttaaagatatatttattttatatatgtgagtacactgtcactgttttcagacacaccggaagaaggcatcggatccccattacagaaggttgtgaaccaccataaccttgctgggagttgaactcaggacctctggaagagcagtcagtgctcttaactgctgagccatctctccagccgtcctttctattttttgtttttttccagtcaAGTGTTGCACTTTATTTTGGTTGTCATCTCAGGCCTTGACAGCGCGCTTGCGCAGTGGGTACAGCCgctccttctgctgctgcttcttggtCTTCAGCTTCTCGTGTTTGGTGAGAAGGCGGCCATGGCTCTAGTCTTGGTTCGCAGGTCCAGGGACTTGTACTTCTTGCCCTTGTAGAATTTCCTAaggttttctttttgagtctgcTTAATGACAGTAGGTAGGACGATGGAGAGCTAGGACGAGGTGCCACCTGTCACTTTGGCAACGCGTAGCTGGGACAATTCTACCTTCAGATCGTCCATTGTTTCAACAGTTCCTCCTTCTTGCTGTGCAGGACCCGAGCCTTAATCTTGGCCATGTCGCATCTTTAATGGCTGAGGCTGCCTGGTTCGAGAGCCTTTTCTAGTTTTTATTCAGCCAGGActtcagcccattgtgggcagaaCTACATTCATGATGATTCTTCCTCAGGGAAAAACTCTCTTAACTCCCTTAAAGTCACACCCAAAAGTGTGACCCTAGGTGATCCCAAATCTAACCAGGCTGACAGGGAAGATCAACCATCTCTCTGTTTTCATCTTTCCTTAATGAGAATGAATCATTTGCTATAACCTGACTTAAAAGGTGACctttcagaagcaaaggggatggaggatggggtgaagaattGGAGAGAGGGGAACGGGAAGGGGTGCAACATTTGtggaatataaattaaaaaaaaatgtaattaagccgggcagtggtggggcacgcctttaatcccagcacttggaaggccgaggcaggtggatttctgagtttgaggccagcctggtctacagagtgaattccaggacagccagggctacacagagaaaccctgtcttgaaaaaaaaaaaaagtaatttttaaaaatccaagctttaaaaaaaaaaagaaggtaagtcagaaatctcagggctgtttCTGCCCTGATCTTTCAAGCACAGGTTTTTTTGGTGACATTTGAACTAGAGCTGGAAGCGGGTTCAGGTTAGAGCGCAGAGGCAGGCTCTGGGCTCAGTCCTCACCACTGCAGAAATGAGATGAAGCAACTTAGTTGGAGATTATTTTTCTATAGAATACTGTAGGTGAAAACTTTTGGGAAAGGATTGGGAAGTGGCTGTTTTCATACAGCTTACCCAGAACAAGCAGAAGAGCAACTCTGCCTCCAGCAGATTACGAGGACATTGGTTATCAGTCATTCCGCATGTGTCGGTCACTCTTTAAGTATTAACTGTAGGGAGTTATCTAGGTTGTAGGGTCACCTTGGGTTGACTCCTCTCTGGTCCCCACTCAAGTGTACCTACTTACGGCAGGGCTTTTATTAAAGGACATCCTTTGTGTGGAAGGGCATTACTGAGTGGTAAGAGGGTCTTCTGTCTTGAAAATTATGTGAGAGTTATATATAATGGTATAACTATTCACTTGCAAGAAACTGCAAGAATGTGGTGTGTGCTGTCTTACAAGAAGACTTTTCTTTGCCTTCGACACCCTTGTTATCATTATCCTTGTGATATGGGTAAAGACACCACCCCAGAAAGGGGAGTAGTTGGACAGAGGCCACCCACGTGGGGCAGAGCAGGGCTGGAATTTCCCTGTGGCCCAGGCTTTGGGCAGCTGCAGCACATGAAGGCTAAGGAAGAAGGAGCCTGTGGCCGGGCAGTTCCCTGTGGTCTGCTCTATGGCCACGCAGTTCCCCTGTGGTCTGCTGACAGCCCCTTGTTTGTATTCCTCACCTGCTGCTGGTTAGAACATGCTCAGCACTTGAAGAATGAGTGTCAAAGGCAGAAGGTGGATCTGGTTACAATGTTACAAGTAGAAGTCCTTCAAACTTAGGGCATGTTTAAGATTGGGAGGGGAGAGGCGAGTGGCGTGATAACCACACAGAACTGTCATGCAGATTCCCATGTGGAGTGTGCTTTCTTGAAAACATTTCATATGAGACCAGTGTTCTTGCTATGGAATTAGACTAATTAggcattcatgttttctttctgcctctggttGTCATGGTGACATCCTCCTCTTGCTATCTGCACAGGCAAGACTTACAAGATTCTGAGTCTCAAAGTTCTTCCATTTACCAGATGTCTTTAAATCACTtattgaaaatgtgtgtgtgtgtgtgtgtgtgtgtgtgtgtgtaatcatatgcataaataattgGATTCAGTATATTAGAAAtagaaatctgaaatattttcaaaacattttttgatCTGGAGGGATGGCTGAGACTTTAAGaatactggctactcttccagaggtcttgagatGAATTCTCATCAACTACGTGGTGGCTTAcgaccatctataaagggatctagCACTtgggtgtacatgcagacagcactcctacattaaaatgtttttttcttagaaaaaattttgtgcagtgtattttgatcatgtttttcccCTAATTTCTAGCTCCTCCCACCAAATATACCCaactccctttccctccccctctccctctctaaaacaaagacagagtaacaaactttttttttttagattttatttattatatgcaagtacactagctgtcttcagacacatcagaagagagtatcagatctcattatagatggttgtgattAATTGTTCATTaattgctgagatttgaactcaggacctctgaaagagcagtcagtgctgtttgttttgttttgttttgtttttcaagacagggtttctctgtgtagccctggctgtcctgaaactcactctgtagaccaggctggcctcaaactcagaaatccacctgcctctgcctcccaagtgctaggattaaaggcatgtgccaccatgcccggcttacaaACTTTTTAATTCTCTCTGGCTGTATTGACTCCTGTTGCTTGTTTGCCTTATTTTATTAAcaatattgaataaaaacaaattttcaaaaatttaaataaaatactattttaaaaaaaagaaaggaaagaaacatccttttttttttttttaaagatttatttatttattatatgtaagtacactgtagctgtcttcagacactctagaagagggcgtcagatcttgttacagatggttgagccaccatgtggttgctgggatttgaactccggaccttcggaagagcagtagggtgctcttacccactgagccatctcaccagccccaagaagcATCCTTTTATTGGTCACTGTACACACATGCGCCCTGAGGCAGGATGTCCTTTTCTCGGGCCCCTTCCCCAGCTTCCCTTTGTGAGACTGTGGTCTCTTGCAGCCAGCCCACTGGAAGAAGAGAAGTTTGGCTTCCCTGCGTTCAGCGGCATTTCTCGCCTGACCTGGCTGGTCTCCCTCTTTGGGGAGCTTTCTCTTATTTCTGCCACCATGGAAGACCGAAAAGAAgataaacataagaaaatgacCGTGCAGCTCGAGACCCAGAACAGAAGGTGAGTTGTGAGGAGCGGTAAGAGATCCCTCAACCTCCTCAGGCATTCGTAAGGTAACTCTGACGAGGACCTGAAAGACCACTGCCAGCCATTCAGACCCCAGACGGTGCCTGCTCCTGTCAGGAGAACTACCGCTCATGTTGCCTTTCATCCTTTGTACCCTCTGAGGTATGAAAGAACAAGGTAAGTCCAGTTGCCATTACACAAATAATGGCTTACAGAAATAAGCCAAGTTGCAAGTAATTAAGTTACTAATTTAagctttattatttacttatttttctatttatcaaAGTGATAGGATGTCACTGTGTTGTCCAAGCTAATCCCAAACTCCTAGGCTCAGgcagtctttctgtctcagcttgAGTAGTAGAAAACACACAAGCATCTGCTGTTACTACTACTGAATGTTTTTAGTTATGGGAAAACTGAGGTGCAAGAAACACATTGGTAATCTATATTGCCTCAGATTGCAGCAACCTGATATTTGGAAGGATATATCAAGTTGTCTTAAATAGATAAAACTGGagtaaatcaaatttattttatccAGAATTAAAGTAAAAACGGTGAatatgaattccaggctagccttcagTTTACTGTATAGATTGTGCAACACACCTCaaacttgagaatttcatactttaGCTAGACTTGCCAATACACCCAGCTTGTTCTGTGAACTTTGCAAAACAGGCATGGGGTCTGCTTTTAGGATAAAGTTTGGTCAGCTTTTGTTACCTTCTGATATTCAGTGACATAGTAGCTTGAAATCACAACCAACTAGGCAGTTTTATGTTTTCTATGGCCAGATATCATAGctctgatagatagatagatagatagatagatagatagatagatagatagatagatagatagatagagatggatggaaggaaggaaggaaggaaggaaggaaggaaggaaggaaggaaggaaggaaggaaggaaggaagaagaaacatagGTAAAGGAGTATTTTGGAGAAAATTGTGAGTTAGGTCAAGGAATTGAAACAGATACAGAGGTGCTTTGCTGTCAACAGGAGAATATTGGTATCCTAATGGCAAATGGATGACATGACAGAATAAAATCTCGGCTATAGCAAGATTAGAAAATAGTCACTgtattgggaggcagaggcaggcggatttctgagttcgaggccagcctggtctacaaagtgagttccaggacagccagggctacacagagaaaccatgtcttgaaNNNNNNNNNNNNNNNNNNNNNNNNNNNNNNNNNNNNNNNNNNNNNNNNNNNNNNNNNNNNNNNNNNNNNNNNNNNNNNNNNNNNNNNNNNagagagagagagagagagagagagagagagagagagagagaaaaaatagtcACTGTAGCCTTTGAGTGGTGTGGTGGTACTGAGCCATCACTGAGAGGCAGCCTTCCAGAGAAGGTGAAGTCACATGAAGTCAGGTGTGAGTACctgcatgtgttcatatgtgcatgcttgcacgtgtgcacatacatgtgaaagcTGGAGGTTGATGTTGAATGCTATCGTCTTCCTTGATCATCTCTACTTTATTTACTGAGATGGGCGGGTTCTTTCACTGAGTCCAGATCTTGCAAACTCTGTGAGTCTGGGTAGCAGCCTACCTAGGgtcctgtctgcctcctgagctctggaacTACAGGTGGGCCGCTAGGCCAGTACCACCTTTGTATGGGATCTCAGCTCTCGCCTGCCTGCTTGTACAACAGGCACTGCATGAACTTACCACCTCTCCGGCTCTGTCCAGTGTCATTTTTAACagggggaatttttttctttttgtctttgcaGTCCGTTGTCATGGATTGAAGAGAAAGGGCCCGGCTTAAAAAGGAACAGATATATAAGCTTCCAATTCAAATCTGGATCCCTGGAGGAAGTGCCAAATGTAGGAGTCAATAAGAACATTTTCCTGAAAGATCAGGATATATTTATCCAGAAGCTCTTGGGCCAGGTCTCTGCAGAGGAACTGGCTGCTGAGAAGAAGCGCATCATGCATTGCCTGGGGCTGGCCAGTGACATTCAGAAGCTGTGCCGCCAGAAGCAGTCATGAGGAAGCTTCAATGCCTCTGAAGTGGGGCCAGGGTTTGGTCTTAGCAGCAGCAGTTTAGCTCTTACAATAAAATACGCTGGATAAACAGAACGAGAATAGTGTTAATGACTGTGTCGGGGTGATATTTGGTGCTGGGGCCATCCTGCAGGAATAAGGAAAGAAACTTCTGAGGTCATGGGTCACagcttaattttatttctgtcttcgtAGTAGCAGCCCTGTGAGGAGGATATAGCCAATGCTATTTTCATTCTTGTGGAACAGCTTGAAGTCATCcaggcagaggggaaaaaaaaaagacgtaAAGGTCTACCTATGTCCAAACCACTTAGCTTGAGCTGCAGTCCATCCTGTAGGAAATGTGTCTGTCCCTCATAGTCACAGGGTCACTACTAGTTGCTGGTAATCCTATCTTACTAACCTGTGGGTAACTTGTATGCTAGTGGAGGGAAGGGGTTTTGGTGGAAGGGTGCAAATGATAAACAGTGACAAGAATATGAAGAACATGGCTACCTCTGTGCACTGCTGGTAGAGACTTGAGTTTGTGGGAAGAAAACATGGGGTAAAGAGACAATGAAGTAGTCTAGAGCAAGCCCTGGCAACAGTGTGCTGTAGCAGCTGGGCCTACAGGACGGAGTCCTGGGAAGAGAAATGACTTGCTGTGAAATATAAACCAGATATAGGAGACAGTATCGGGCAGCACTGGGCTCCCaagattattatttaaaagaatagctTGATGAGTTCTTTAGCTCAGGCTGAACACTCAGAAGTCCACCAGAAAGAGCTGACAGTTAGCCAAGAGAGTGTCCTGGCAGCAGCCGGTAGGGATGTGCCTGAAGTCCTGGCTGTTCATGTCTGTCAGCCTCTGCTGCCTTGGCTTGAGCAGAGTCGGACCTGCTTCTCTTGCATTTTCTCCACAGCTGACTTTCTTACTgccgtttttgtttgtttgtttgtttgttttaatgtaggAGTGAGTGccttatctgcatgtacacctacatgtcagaagagggcatcagacccctttATAAATGATTTgagagccaccttgtggttgctacgaattgaactcaggacctctaggggAGCAgctaggtttggtttggtttggtttggtttggtttttttggtttttcaagacagggtttctctgtatagccctgactgtcctggaactcactctgtagaccaggctggcctcgaactcagaaatccgcctgcctctgcctcccgagtgctagtgttgggattaaaggtgtgcaccaccatgcccagcagcagcTAGttattcttaacccctgagtcatctcactagccacttactgctttttaaaatgaacaggTTTCATTATAATGTTTTCATACATGTAGATCATAAACTCTGctcacattttcatttattttatgagtacactgttgctgtcttcagacacaccagaagagggcatcaggtcccattacagatggttatgagccaccatgtggttgctgggaattgaactcaggacctctggaagagcagagtcatctctctagccctgatcACCTTTTTCACCTTCAAATTAATCTGACATTGGCCACTACCCaagtggttctcatcctgtgggtctcaaccctcttagaggttgcatatcagatatttgcattataattcataactaaaaattacagttatgaagtagcaatgaaataacttacgcttgggggtccccacaacataaggagctgtattaaagggttgcagcattaggaaggctaagaGCCAGTGCTCTACCCTTTCCTACCAGCCGCTTCTGTCCCCAAGGTCATCAGTCCTCTTACCTTCATGTCGTATGTGTATACGACACAAAATGTacaatttgaagagaaaaagaacaccagGAAATATAATGTCAGAGTTAAGTCTTGGGCTCAGAGAGCCCAAGTTTAAAGAAAGGCCTGATGAGAAATGGAATAGAGAATGGTGTCTCCTGagaagaccccacccagctaaacttGCAACCAGTAAAAAGGCCtcctaaaggaaaggaaagcttatTCAACAAAGGAACACATCAAGGAATCAAAGCTTATACAAATGTAAGGAAGGTAGCAGCTCCAACCCCAGCAGGAAGCAGGATTTGGGAGCTTCAGCGACAGGGACCTGCTTCAGTCAAGAAGGATTTAGCAGTGAGCAAAGGGGCTGTGGTTTCTTCCTCCACTCTAAAGGTGAAGccaggccagggccagggagttCCTGCATGGAGGACTGGAGAGGCatcacatgaaactgaaaacgAAGCCTGGATTGTGTTGGAGACCCTAAGAtcttagagatgccagagccgtgGGATACTGTCAATCCCAGTGGGTGAGAATAAGACTACTACCACAGCTTTGAGCCaagtttgaagcaagctttaattaaatattgGCTGATGGACTCTGGTTAGATCCATTCTGGGGTTCCTAGAAAATAACCAGGAGTTATACTGGCAACTTatatacaccccccccacacacacactgtttttcaTCCAATAGGGGACAAGCATACATCCTGATGTACTTCCAGCCTAAGTGTGATCAAGTATATCCACTGCAGCTGGGTCAACCAAACTTGTTAGGGAAGTGTATGACTTATATGAACAACAGCCCCCAGTGTCTTAGGaagtatctgtccttgggcaagggaCTTACTTACAGGTtggaggcatttttgttttataaatcttttaggcacagtaattaaaacttaaaacataactttggATCTCACAatacctgccaaggagagctgcggCCCAAGTGGAACCAGctcaagagagagaagtgtgttggAAGTGTGATGGAAGGGACAGAACTCAAGAGCATCTTGACATCAGATGTGGAGATGCAGACTTTGGAGTTCGTCCTGCTGggtctgtcttgctttggtccagtgtttGCTCCTGTGCTTCCTTTCCTACCTTTTGGGATGGTactgtatattctgtgccattataAGTTGGAATtatgtaatttcctttttttttaaacagaggttaaaattaagagattgccttgagtctcagaagagactttcaGATTTTTAAACAATGTTGAGATCTATGATAGACTatagggacttttgaagttggactgaatgcattttgcattatgatatggctcaAGCCCATAGGACCCAAGGAATGAaatgtgatggtttaaataagagtgacccccataggctcatccatcttgaatgcttggcccatggttGGTCAAACTcttgggaaagattaggaagtgtggccttgtgtcTTCTTGTAGCATTCAAATCCACTGGGAAAGGTCAAAGATTTATACTCAATTCAAATGTAGATTAGTGAATTTACTCTTGCTGCTAAAAGCAGGACAGAGGTCTTAGAGCCAAAGAGCATGCTGTGCAAAAGGAGGGTAAGATGGGGTTTTAAAAGTGATATCAGAAAGGTATGTATTACAACTATCCACAGAATAAAAAGTCTATTTCACTTTTTCCCCCAGTGATAAGCAAGTTTTTACAGAAGTGAAGGCAACTCCCAATACCTCTTAGCCCATTGCCCTATTTAAGACAAGGGCCACTAGGATCTTCCAGCCCTCCCAGAGCAAAATAGCCCTTAAAGAATGCCTAGCTCCATATTATGTTTCTTTAGCCATCACATTACCCAGGCCTGAGCATGCTAATGTCTAGGATAGAGCAGTTTATTTTTAGGCAGGCAATAATACTGTGTTATCAGGTTAGGGCTGGCTCTTACATCCCCACattgtcactgggtgtgggctttgaggtttgatagactatggagacttttgaagttagattgaatgcattttgcattatgatatggctacaagcccaCTGGAGACAAGGAATGGATCCACCCCAGATACAGTCTCAGTCTCCAACTGTTGCATACTTTTAGACCCAGTGCTAGGttggcagagttctgagttcaaggccagcctgatctatatacagaattccaaaacagccagggtagagacccaaaaagacatgagTTGCCTAGGTCATAgtgtcttcatagcaatagaatagtaactaagacagtgaccaTGGAGAATTGATGTTGGGAGGGCATCCTGGCGGGCAGTGCAGAAGTTCCAAGGTGTTATAACCCAGAGATGGGAGCCTATCCCTCTGGCTGGTACTTGTTCTGCACCCACAGGATGCTGGGGTTGGACACATGGGGCCCAGCCTCCTACGACCTTCTCAACCCAGATAGTGTAGGCTTTTCTTCTTCACAGATACTTTAGACATGGCTAGAGTTGTGTTTTAAGATGGTGGCTGTAACTGGAGTATAAATATGGAAGTCGGGAAGGCTAGCTCTGCTGTCATCCACACAGGTGACAGGAGTCCAAACTTGGTGATGACTGTGTGAATGGAGAGATCAAAGtgtatgaatgaaaaaaaaaaaaagtaaaaaaaaaaaagggccgggcgtggtggcgcacacctttaatcccagcattcgggaggcagaggcaggcggatttctgagttcaaggccagcctggtcta
The DNA window shown above is from Mus pahari chromosome 3, PAHARI_EIJ_v1.1, whole genome shotgun sequence and carries:
- the Blvra gene encoding biliverdin reductase A; translated protein: MNTEPKRKFGVVVVGVGRAGSVRIRDLKDPHSSAFLNLIGFVSRRELGSLDDVQQISLEDALCSQEVDVAYICSESSSHEDYIRQFLQAGKHVLVEYPMTLSFAAAQELWELAAQKGRILHEEHIELLMEEFEFLRREVAGKELLKGSLHFTASPLEEEKFGFPAFSGISRLTWLVSLFGELSLISATMEDRKEDKHKKMTVQLETQNRSPLSWIEEKGPGLKRNRYISFQFKSGSLEEVPNVGVNKNIFLKDQDIFIQKLLGQVSAEELAAEKKRIMHCLGLASDIQKLCRQKQS